In Lemur catta isolate mLemCat1 chromosome 1, mLemCat1.pri, whole genome shotgun sequence, one DNA window encodes the following:
- the CPNE6 gene encoding copine-6 — protein MADPQMEWVPEPPTMTLGASRVELRVSCHGLLDRDTLTKPHPCVLLKLYSDEQWVEVERTEVLRSCSSPVFSRVLALEYFFEEKQPLQFHVFDAEDGATSPRNDTFLGSTECTLGQIVSQTKVTKPLLLKNGKTAGKSTITIVAEEVSGTNDYVQLTFRAHKLDNKDLFSKSDPFMEIYKTNEDQSDQLVWRTEVVKNNLNPSWEPFRLSLHSLCSCDVHRPLKFLVYDYDSSGKHDFIGEFTSTFQEMQEGTANPGQEMQWDCINPKYRDKKKNYKSSGTVVLAQCTVEKVHTFLDYIMGGCQISFTVAIDFTASNGDPRSSQSLHCLSPRQPNHYLQALRAVGGICQDYDSDKRFPAFGFGARIPPNFEVSHDFAINFDPENPECEEISGVIASYRRCLPQIQLYGPTNVAPIINRVAEPAQREQSTGQATKYSVLLVLTDGVVSDMAETRAAIVRASRLPMSIIIVGVGNADFSDMRLLDGDDGPLRCPRGVPAARDIVQFVPFRDFKDAAPSALAKCVLAEVPRQVVEYYASQGISPGAPRPCTPATTPSSSP, from the exons ATGGCGGACCCTCAGATGGAATGGGTACCTGAGCCCCCAACCATGACGCTGGGGGCCTCAAGGGTGGAGCTTCGGGTGTCCTGCCATGGCCTCTTGGACCGGGACACACTCACCAAGCCCCACCCCTGCGTGCTGCTCAAGCTCTACTCTGATGAGCAGTGGGTGGAG GTGGAGCGCACGGAGGTGCTTCGCTCCTGTTCCAGCCCCGTCTTCTCCCGGGTGCTAGCCCTTGAGTACTTTTTTGAGGAGAAGCAGCCCCTGCAGTTTCACGTGTTTGATGCCGAGGATGGAGCCACCAGCCCCCGAAATGACACTTTCCTCGGCTCTACGGAGTGCACCTTGGGCCAG ATTGTGTCACAAACCAAGGTCACTAAGCCATTGCTGCTGAAGAATGGGAAGACTGCGGGCAAGTCCACCATCACG ATCGTGGCTGAGGAGGTATCTGGCACCAATGACTATGTGCAACTCACCTTCAGAGCCCACAAGCTGGACAACAAG GATCTGTTCAGCAAGTCTGACCCTTTCATGGAGATCTATAAGACCAATGAGGACCAGAGTGACCAGCTGGTTTGGAGGACAGAG GTGGTGAAGAACAACCTGAACCCCAGCTGGGAGCCATTCCGCCTGTCCCTGCACTCCCTATGCAGCTGTGATGTCCACCGGCCTCTTAAG TTTCTGGTATATGACTATGACTCGAGTGGGAAGCATGACTTTATCGGAGAGTTTACCAGCACTTTCCAGGAGATGCAAGAAGGAACGGCGAACCCCGGGCAGGAG ATGCAGTGGGACTGTATCAACCCCAAGTACCGGGACAAGAAGAAGAATTACAAGAGCTCAGGGACAGTAGTGCTGGCCCAGTGCACG GTGGAGAAGGTGCACACCTTCCTGGATTACATCATGGGTGGCTGCCAGATCAGCTTCACG gtgGCCATCGACTTCACTGCTTCCAACGGGGACCCGAGGAGCAGCCAGTCCCTACACTGCCTCAGCCCCCGACAGCCCAACCACTACCTGCAGGCCCTGCGTGCAGTGGGAGGCATCTGCCAGGACTATGACAG tgaTAAGCGATTCCCAGCTTTTGGCTTTGGGGCTCGAATACCCCCCAACTTCGAG GTGTCCCACGACTTTGCTATCAACTTTGACCCGGAAAATCCTGAATGTGAAG AGATCTCGGGGGTCATCGCCTCCTACCGCCGTTGCCTGCCCCAGATCCAGCTCTACGGCCCCACCAACGTGGCCCCCATCATCAACCGCGTGGCTGAGCCGGCGCAGCGGGAGCAGAGCACCGGCCAAGCCACG AAGTACTCAGTGCTGCTGGTGCTCACGGACGGCGTGGTGAGCGACATGGCCGAGACCCGTGCCGCCATCGTGCGCGCCTCGCGCCTGCCCATGTCCATCATCATTGTGGGCGTGGGCAATGCCGACTTCTCCGACATGCGGCTGCTGGACGGCGACGACGGTCCCTTGCGCTGCCCCCGAGGGGTGCCTGCGGCCCGCGACATTGTCCAGTTTGTGCCCTTCCGAGACTTCAAGGAT GCCGCCCCTTCTGCGCTAGCTAAGTGCGTCCTGGCGGAGGTGCCGAGGCAGGTGGTGGAGTACtacgccagccagggcatcagcCCAGGGGCTCCCAGGCCCTGCACACCGGCCACGACCCCCAGCTCTAGCCCGTGA